A region from the Populus trichocarpa isolate Nisqually-1 chromosome 18, P.trichocarpa_v4.1, whole genome shotgun sequence genome encodes:
- the LOC18110360 gene encoding GDSL esterase/lipase At1g29670, whose protein sequence is MNIQLYNHNITVSRIAKILGSEEVARKYLSQCIYVSDMGHNDYLNNYFLDGYDSSLKYTPEEYAQLLIETYETQLEKMYCSGARKIAVLGLIRVGCMPSNIQKNPNELDASSCAYKLNDDVQIFNHKLQELLRKLNKRHTDAVFTYINSYEIDSDDQTNTGFTQTRKSCCDVESGSVPCKSLSFPCSNRSDYVYWDGAHFTEAKAWAFGKRAYKRQSPKDAYPYDISELVKLKLDDSDAYDINHAQL, encoded by the exons GGGAAGCGAGGAAGTTGCTAGGAAGTACTTAAGCCAATGCATCTATGTGTCTGATATGGGTCATAACGACTACCTCAACAATTATTTCTTGGATGGCTACGATAGCAGCTTGAAATATACTCCTGAAGAATATGCTCAACTTCTCATTGAAACTTATGAAACTCAGCTGGAG AAAATGTATTGCTCAGGAGCAAGAAAGATAGCTGTGCTCGGACTTATTCGGGTAGGATGTATGCCGtccaacatacaaaaaaatcccAATGAACTAGATGCATCTTCATGTGCATACAAGCTCAATGACGATGTTCAAATTTTCAACCACAAGCTTCAAGAACTGCTCAGAAAACTTAATAAGAGGCATACTGATGCTGTGTTTACCTACATAAACTCTTACGAAATTGATTCTGATGATCAGACAAATACAG gTTTTACACAAACCCGTAAGAGCTGTTGCGATGTAGAATCTGGTTCAGTCCCATGTAAATCTCTCTCCTTCCCATGTAGCAACAGGAGTGACTATGTGTACTGGGATGGAGCCCATTTTACTGAAGCTAAAGCTTGGGCCTTTGGAAAAAGAGCATATAAACGTCAGTCACCAAAGGACGCTTATCCATATGATATCAGCGAACTAGTTAAGCTGAAGCTTGATGATTCTGATGCTTACGATATCAATCATGCCCAGCTCTGA